A genome region from Fusarium musae strain F31 chromosome 5, whole genome shotgun sequence includes the following:
- a CDS encoding hypothetical protein (EggNog:ENOG41) has protein sequence MTSLVELKPGQAQLFSSFQPSLAPGDYKVTVTQEVIVQDGEGRKTLSTDKKFRVEGPSQYQLPAGSIHSIYPGEGESVPSKVLPQVTLNDPHIPWELNPDNDQDISKKHLDGSLIPWFALLVFTEDEIKTFPTMEARPAPSPTLSLRLSKKQVKELKSSSTRVPLSSQDLDTNLDDGINTVFLSSSAFRAYFSKQMGDREVEPAIARYSYLSHIRRSRSTKPRDSTTDTFSIALGHRSGPLDIESPTTAYAHLVSLMGVPGLSMPGESDLTALVSLYSWSFTWVKGNDAEIKDQWLRRRLEAGYTMVKHRTQTGEQTAALFRGPLIPQQPRGDELDNAEASGHGSGLQIIDKTTGIIDITYSAAWSLGRSLAIENSAFTMAISALRMKIAQLQRKGSSGAFLGGNSEAPQENTLPDWYEKLKRISQGPVDSKSVLAIESQSRWKRAREKLDRSNLETTMPGSDAETDGDAVREFLEKEVDILVDDKDWYARELAEPTQEGLFLAKVLDFVYNQLLTLQAVPHSFMFPEPDILDTEAILTFHVDPLWVDTLVDGALSIGSHSTVNEDYTRSEIKWAINLYLRRVELRYKHPRIPRWGVIICGTLLKTFDDPRVRTGSSEAPSPQFLVNKKLTDRALLLIFNCRPCDLLSGLTITQAPHQQCFAVGKILEAKRIEIEPVGVLPENSNTGIEDVQVPPIVEELGSSKAFNFQTRCLNPSEVMRIYVPAAKSQGGDYPATGSSALLSFALGDKTQELSITMTGDQADAGREKPLEPFQLSLKSRTEESKNLTAMNVTNLKPSAGSIKLGFRAFDKKETLAVRPMVAESSDKATHFSVRTTTSTQEVSQDAHTSTIMASCRVLKQHSLDNGSRVVDLIVVLNPTEVEPLSGDNFQGINVSFPLAELVDTKAVTPPRVTLFGQDSARWVSGNAYVTGDKPCFTVKLRLRVPDLARKVNFGFLLSNVVLSDQISDDVSVRVEEEYGMEGHNLSGRGPQTRLVKQTCSIGGLKIAE, from the exons ATGACGAGTTTGGTGGAATTGAAGCCTGGCCAGGCACAATTATTCTCCTCCTTTCAACCTTCTCTTGCCCCAGGGGATTACAAAGTAACAGTCACGCAGGAGGTCATCGTGCAGGATGGGGAAGGGAGGAAGACTCTCTCTACAGATAAGAAGTTCAGAGTCGAAGGACCAAGTCAATATCAACTCCCTGCTGGCTCAATCCACTCCATTTACCCTGGAGAAGGAGAGTCTGTGCCTTCCAAAGTATTGCCTCAAGTCACGCTCAATGACCCTCATATACCATGGGAGCTGAATCCAGACAACGATCAAGACATCTCCAAAAAGCATCTCGATGGATCGCTTATACCATGGTTTGCTCTGCTGGTCTTTACGgaagatgagatcaagacttTCCCCACCATGGAGGCAAGACCTGcgccatctccaactctgTCACTTCGTTTGAGTAAGAAGCAGGTCAAAGAGTTGAAGTCTTCATCCACTCGAGTCCCATTATCCAGCCAAGACCTCGATACAAATTTggatgatggcatcaataCTGTTTTCCTTAGCTCGTCGGCATTCCGGGCGTATTTCTCCAAGCAGATGGGTGACCGTGAAGTTGAGCCAGCCATTGCGCGGTACTCATATTTATCGCATATCCGACGATCACGCTCTACAAAACCACGCGATTCGACCACAGATACTTTCAGCATTGCTCTAGGTCACCGATCTGGCCCATTGGATATTGAATCTCCTACCACTGCATATGCCCATCTTGTTTCTCTCATGGGAGTCCCAGGCTTGAGTATGCCCGGCGAGTCCGACCTGACAGCTCTGGTCTCACTGTACTCGTGGTCGTTCACATGGGTAAAAGGAAATGACGCTGAAATTAAAG ATCAATGGCTTAGACGACGTCTGGAAGCTGGCTACACCATGGTCAAACACCGGACCCAAACGGGAGAGCAGACTGCAGCTCTCTTTCGGGGTCCGCTGATACCTCAGCAACCTCGAGGAGATGAGCTGGACAATGCTGAAGCATCAGGTCATGGTTCCGGGTTGCAAATCATCGACAAAACAACTGGTATCATCGACATCACGTACTCGGCTGCATGGAGTCTTGGCCGATCGTTGGCGATAGAGAATTCGGCATTCACCATGGCTATATCTGCATTACGGATGAAGATCGCTCAACTACAGCGAAAAGGTTCATCGGGAGCATTCTTGGGTGGAAACTCTGAGGCTCCGCAGGAAAATACCCTGCCTGACTGgtatgagaagctcaagcggATTTCCCAGGGTCCGGTGGACTCGAAGTCTGTACTGGCGATTGAGTCCCAGTCTCGATGGAAGAGAGCGCGAGAGAAGCTCGATAGGTCGAACCTTGAGACGACGATGCCTGGTTCTGACGCAGAGACAGATGGCGATGCCGTACGCGAGTTTCTAGAAAAAGAGGTTGATATCTTGGTCGATGACAAGGATTGGTACGCAAGGGAACTCGCGGAACCTACACAAGAAGGACTATTTCTTGCCAAAGTCCTCGACTTTGTCTATAATCAGCTTCTCACACTTCAGGCTGTCCCACACAGCTTTATGTTTCCCGAGCCTGACATCCTCGACACTGAAGCCATCCTCACATTCCATGTTGATCCGCTCTGGGTTGATACTCTCGTCGACGGCGCTTTGAGCATCGGGAGCCACAGCACTGTGAATGAAGACTACACCAGAAGCGAGATTAAATGGGCCATCAACCTTTACCTTCGCAGGGTGGAGCTTCGGTACAAGCATCCAAGGATTCCTCGATGGGGAGTCATCATTTGCGGCACGCTTCTCAAGACTTTTGACGATCCTCGCGTCAGGACCGGGAGTTCTGAGGCACCATCTCCTCAATTCCTAGTGAATAAGAAGCTCACTGATAGAGCTTTGctgctcatcttcaactgcaGGCCATGCGACCTGCTTTCGGGGCTGACGATAACTCAAGCGCCTCACCAGCAGTGCTTCGCTGTAGGCAAGATCCTAGAGGCAAAAAGgattgagattgagccaGTTGGTGTTCTTCCGGAGAATTCCAATACTGGTATTGAAGACGTACAGGTTCCGCCCATCGTGGAGGAACTAGGGTCATCAAAGGCGTTCAACTTTCAGACGAGATGTTTGAATCCATCCGAGGTCATGAGAATATATGTTCCGGCTGCTAAGAGCCAAGGGGGCGATTATCCTGCAACTGGATCGTCTGCTCTTCTATCCTTTGCATTAGGCGATAAGACTCAAGAGTTGTCTATCACGATGACAGGAGATCAAGCTGATGCAGGAAGAGAAAAACCACTAGAGCCGTTCCAGCTGAGTCTGAAGTCTCGCACAGAGGAGTCAAAAAACCTTACGGCCATGAATGTGACAAACCTGAAGCCCAGCGCTGGCTCTATCAAGCTTGGATTCAGGGCTTTCGATAAGAAGGAGACGTTGGCAGTGAGGCCGATGGTCGCTGAGAGCTCAGACAAAGCAACTCATTTCTCTGTCCGCACTACGACGTCTACACAGGAGGTATCTCAAGACGCTCATACAAGCACCATCATGGCATCTTGCAGGGTTTTGAAACAGCATTCTTTAGACAATGGATCGCGAGTTGTTGATCTAATCGTTGTTCTGAACCCTACAGAAGTTGAGCCACTAAGCGGCGACAACTTCCAAGGAATCAATGTGTCCTTCCCACTCGCTGAGCTGGTGGATACAAAAGCAGTCACTCCACCAAGGGTAACATTGTTTGGCCAGGATTCTGCTCGCTGGGTGTCAGGCAACGCTTACGTTACGGGGGACAAACCCTGCTTCACTGTCAAGCTACGGCTGCGGGTACCAGATCTGGCAAGGAAGGTAAACTTTGGGTTTCTTCTGAGCAATGTCGTGCTTTCGGATCAGATTAGTGATGATGTCTCGGTTAGGGTCGAGGAGGAATACGGCATGGAAGGGCATAATCTGAGTGGCCGGGGGCCGCAGACAAGACTGGTAAAGCAGACATGTTCGATTGGAGGCCTCAAGATCGCCGAGTAG
- a CDS encoding hypothetical protein (EggNog:ENOG41) has translation MVRNWYQPDGFDAKDKPYVYSGPPKDRNALTSISLLASDSVALKRYTTPTEIPVLDAVCAAFRFLAFSGDNRHLVTEPSRRFIYYNARAVTKMPVGIREALRAVNLYGACLESKFPWVIEEDFDYGFDVSWAINERPSDITYDEASHGPLLEPYRLDHYPSEEVNMLEDHELAVLGALTLSKVRLCIAEGYPVIFAFHLFWDSFKFVKAAQSGDQGYPTIEMIPRARRLAGPQKEHTTQAALIVAFDHIKRRVLVQSMMESISFFWMPYEWIINFRATESFWMLRNSGIRGQGRPVMEKASNDTWRKWEEIGLWTLERVPKSSAVSQAPNSSIALVSRKEGHLDMFWISEQCTVERSYRYPSDGKWQQETVPIKSEETPLPGAIVAVSAHEDKLDIFWMTKNGAVCNGSWQQVEPKWYTRRILQEQDGIAEPRAGLAATIGRRNTPFEDIINVYCVGPDGSIKHISTTRSWTGTDTATLLSGPGTAYRCTSLSAVVDGDHRGVDSSARLIEVVVWIAADGSIDGKMIARSNQWVDIWAKKGPANVARLSSRISAVHYGYQNDRFMSVHFAAPDGKMKKDYAIISADGDPTHGKLGHRNESLNLTKQPSSRPDSDIKALGWNDMGEWDDVVLWQDEDSKMFLCYWGLIPRQLFDSNGVRRGSPFGLSVYGGKLVMAMKLDDGLIGVGYCGRWKSFDGV, from the exons ATGGTCAGAAACTGGTATCAGCCTGATGGCTTCGACGCCAAAGACAAGCCATACGTCTACAGTGGCCCACCAAAAGACAGAAATGCCCTCACGTCTATCAGCCTCCTAGCCAGTGACTCAGTGGCTCTGAAAAGATACACGACGCCCACTGAGATCCCTGTTCTCGATGCTGTCTGCGCCGCATTTCGGTTTCTGGCCTTCTCTGGCGACAACCGCCACCTCGTCACCGAGCCGTCTAGACGGTTCATCTACTACAATGCCAGAGCCGTCACGAAAAT GCCAGTGGGCATCCGCGAGGCCTTGAGAGCTGTGAATCTCTACGGGGCCTGTCTAGAATCCAAGTTTCCTTGGGTAATTGAGGAGGACTTTGATTATGGCTTTGATGTGAGCTGGGCCATAAACGAACGGCCCTCAGATATTACCTACGATGAAGCTTCTCACGgccctcttcttgagccCTATCGTCTCGACCATTACCCATCGGAAGAGGTGAACATGCTGGAAGATCATGAGTTGGCAGTCCTGGGAGCCCTGACATTATCCAAGGTCAGGTTATGTATTGCAGAAGGGTATCCAGTCATCTTTGCCTTTCATCTTTTCTGGGACTCGTTCAAGTTCGTCAAAGCCGCACAGTCTGGAGATCAGGGATACCCAACGATAGAAATGATCCCAAGAGCGAGACGACTGGCTGGTCCGCAAAAAGAACACACGACACAGGCTGCACTCATAGTAGCCTTTGATCATATCAAGAGACGAGTGCTGGTCCAAAGCATGATGGAGTCGATTTCATTCTTTTGGATGCCGTATGAATGGATCATCAATTTCCGGGCTACGGAAAGCTTTTGGATGCTCAGGAACTCGGGAATACGGGGACAAGGCAGACCGGTGATGGAGAAGGCCTCCAATGATACATGGCGTAAGTGGGAAGAGATAGGTTTATGGACCTTGGAGCGCGTTCCAAAGTCCTCCGCTGTCAGCCAGGCTCCCAACAGTTCAATTGCCCTCGTCTCTCGGAAAGAGGGACATCTTGACATGTTCTGGATTTCGGAGCAATGTACCGTTGAGCGATCATATCGTTATCCGTCTGATGGGAAGTGGCAACAAGAGACGGTGCCTATAAAGTCGGAAGAAACCCCGCTACCGGGTGCTATAGTCGCTGTATCGGCACACGAAGACAAGCTTGATATCTTTTGGATGACCAAGAATGGAGCAGTATGCAACGGTTCCTGGCAACAGGTTGAGCCAAAATGGTACACAAGACGGATTCTGCAGGAGCAAGACGGTATAGCTGAACCTCGAGCTGGGTTAGCCGCAACCATTGGTCGGAGGAACACTCCATTTGAAGATATTATCAACGTTTATTGCGTTGGGCCTGATGGCTCTATCAAGCACATTAGCACAACAAGAAGCTGGACAGGGACAGATACAGCCACGCTTCTTTCTGGCCCCGGAACTGCCTATCGATGCACGAGTCTCTCAGCCGTGGTTGATGGCGATCACCGTGGGGTTGACAGTTCCGCCCGCTTGATAGAGGTAGTCGTTTGGATCGCCGCTGATGGATCAATAGATGGCAAGATGATAGCGAGATCCAATCAATGGGTAGATATATGGGCTAAGAAAGGACCAGCAAATGTGGCCCGCCTGAGTTCGCGTATATCGGCCGTCCATTATGGTTATCAGAACGATAGATTCATGTCTGTCCACTTTGCTGCTCCAGATGGAAAAATGAAAAAGGACTATGCCATCATATCTGCTGATGGCGATCCAACACACGGCAAACTCGGTCACCGCAACGAGAGTTTAAATCTCACTAAACAGCCATCATCCCGACCAGATTCCGACATCAAGGCTCTCGGGTGGAATGATATGGGAGAATGGGATGACGTAGTTTTGTGGCAGGACGAAGACAGCAAGATGTTTCTGTGTTACTGGGGGTTGATTCCTAGGCAATTATTCGATAGCAATGGGGTTCGACGAGGAAGTCCATTTGGACTCTCTGTATATGGTGGAAAGCTAGTCATGGCcatgaagcttgatgatgggTTGATCGGGGTTGGTTACTGCGGCCGCTGGAAATCTTTCGATGGTGTATGA